A section of the Vibrio vulnificus CMCP6 genome encodes:
- a CDS encoding flavohemoglobin expression-modulating QEGLA motif protein: MMEHKENQQRLEAARKIDDQLSLLVENIDILSSVTPQNYKEERQLFFDNRFSIEPSFTYKDQTFDVHQAKRNLYSLPIENIDSVKLRALYAEVIQSYADKLDQLCSIGNAEFLYNSLRYYGEPSSKDIRNANFLLHLPIEEEASQRHDCHEIAAFMQQFCQDHGYTGEIEINNSMIANALVSGTKVKINASASITTKEMHALAHHELGVHLLTTLNGRAQPLKLLSLGCPVNTTTQEGLAILCEFLSGHFSLKRLRTLALRVIAVESMIKDRDFRNTFLLLKEQYKTDDMTAFTITARVYRGGGYTKDYLYLRGFREILNAYDQLGDDFNLLLAGKTEIRYFSTIKSLVADGLIQPPKFISPAIAKPAPADPIYKFVANALK, from the coding sequence ATGATGGAACATAAAGAGAACCAACAACGGTTAGAAGCGGCAAGAAAGATTGACGACCAACTTTCTCTACTTGTTGAAAACATAGACATTTTGAGCAGTGTCACGCCGCAAAACTACAAGGAAGAGCGGCAGCTCTTTTTTGATAATCGCTTTTCCATTGAACCCAGCTTTACCTACAAAGATCAAACGTTTGATGTTCATCAAGCTAAGCGAAATCTTTACTCTCTTCCCATTGAAAACATCGACAGCGTGAAGCTACGTGCTCTGTACGCGGAAGTGATCCAGTCTTATGCAGACAAACTCGATCAACTTTGTTCCATCGGTAATGCGGAGTTTCTCTATAACTCACTGCGTTATTATGGTGAACCGAGCAGCAAAGATATCCGTAATGCCAATTTTTTATTGCATCTTCCCATTGAAGAAGAAGCCTCCCAGCGCCACGATTGCCATGAAATCGCCGCCTTTATGCAGCAGTTTTGTCAGGATCATGGCTATACAGGGGAGATTGAGATCAACAACAGCATGATTGCTAATGCGCTGGTCTCGGGAACCAAAGTGAAAATTAATGCTTCGGCCAGCATCACCACGAAAGAGATGCACGCTCTTGCCCATCATGAACTCGGTGTTCACTTGCTTACGACGTTGAACGGGCGAGCCCAGCCGTTGAAATTACTCAGCTTGGGTTGCCCAGTAAATACGACCACACAAGAAGGATTGGCTATTCTCTGTGAGTTTCTCTCTGGGCATTTTAGTCTCAAACGCCTTAGAACCTTGGCTCTTCGAGTTATTGCTGTCGAATCGATGATCAAAGATCGAGATTTTCGCAATACCTTTTTACTGCTCAAAGAGCAGTATAAAACGGATGACATGACAGCATTTACGATTACGGCTCGCGTCTATCGTGGCGGTGGTTATACCAAGGATTATCTCTATCTACGCGGCTTTAGAGAAATCCTCAATGCCTATGATCAGCTCGGCGACGATTTTAATTTGTTGCTCGCAGGCAAAACAGAAATACGCTATTTCTCCACCATCAAGTCGCTGGTCGCAGATGGCCTCATTCAGCCACCAAAATTCATTAGCCCAGCCATCGCCAAACCCGCCCCAGCGGATCCTATCTATAAATTTGTCGCCAATGCGCTCAAATAG